A window from Nitrospira sp. ND1 encodes these proteins:
- the rplS gene encoding 50S ribosomal protein L19: MNRLERIQRSLTKKTTPKFEIGDTVRVHVKVVEGEKERIQVYEGTVIARKGTLNSETFTVRKLSYNVGVERTFPIHSPNVAKVDVVRQGRVRRAKLYYLRTKKGKFAKVEDREFKVESKAQTAAKREAAAAVTAAKA, encoded by the coding sequence ATGAATCGGCTAGAACGGATCCAACGATCCTTAACCAAGAAGACGACGCCCAAGTTCGAGATCGGGGATACTGTTCGTGTCCACGTGAAGGTGGTCGAGGGTGAAAAAGAGCGTATCCAGGTGTATGAGGGGACGGTCATCGCCAGGAAAGGCACGCTCAATAGCGAAACCTTCACTGTGCGCAAGCTGTCCTACAACGTCGGCGTTGAGCGGACCTTCCCCATCCACTCGCCCAATGTGGCCAAGGTTGATGTCGTCCGTCAGGGTCGTGTTCGCCGGGCCAAGCTCTATTATTTGCGCACCAAGAAGGGCAAGTTTGCCAAGGTGGAAGATCGCGAGTTTAAGGTCGAGAGCAAGGCGCAAACCGCGGCCAAGCGTGAGGCGGCAGCAGCAGTCACGGCTGCTAAGGCCTGA
- the ffh gene encoding signal recognition particle protein, translating into MLDALSEKFERILKKLRGQGVLTEDNIAEALKEVRLALLEADVNFKVVKDFLDRVREKAVGQEVLKSLTPGHQVVKVVWDELRGMMGGERSGISLASRPPTIIMMVGLQGAGKTTTSGKLARLFKSQGKRVLLVAADPRRPAAGDQLASLGHDLGIDVHRFDQIDASRADVVRICQRGVERGQEQGYDLIVLDTGGRLHVDDELMAELVAVKQAVNPHEVLLVADAMTGQDAVNMAGQFDQQVGLTGVILTKVEGDARGGAVLSIRAVTGKPIKFLGMGEKLDALEPFHPDRMASRILGMGDVLSLIEKAQETFSREEAEAAQKKLTSSTFTLEDFRSQLGQMNRLGSFEQILGMLPGGQKLKDLANSGLPEKEMKRVAAMIDSMTTRERRDHTLINGSRKKRIARGSGTSVQEVNRLIKQFLQARKIAKVMSAGAGGRRQLAQMLRGM; encoded by the coding sequence GTGCTTGATGCGTTGAGTGAAAAGTTCGAACGAATCCTCAAGAAGCTTCGTGGGCAGGGTGTGCTCACCGAAGACAATATTGCTGAGGCGTTGAAGGAAGTCCGCCTCGCGTTGCTTGAGGCGGACGTCAACTTTAAGGTCGTCAAGGATTTCCTTGACCGCGTTCGCGAGAAGGCGGTCGGGCAGGAAGTTCTGAAAAGCCTGACCCCCGGGCACCAGGTCGTCAAAGTTGTCTGGGACGAGCTCCGCGGCATGATGGGCGGTGAGCGGTCCGGTATCAGTCTCGCCTCCAGACCCCCGACCATTATTATGATGGTTGGGTTGCAGGGAGCCGGGAAAACGACCACGTCCGGCAAACTCGCCCGCTTGTTTAAGAGCCAGGGGAAGCGCGTGTTACTCGTGGCGGCCGACCCGCGTCGTCCTGCCGCAGGTGACCAGTTGGCCAGCCTCGGGCATGATCTTGGAATCGATGTGCATCGATTCGATCAGATCGATGCCTCACGCGCCGATGTGGTGCGTATCTGCCAGCGCGGGGTGGAACGCGGTCAAGAGCAGGGCTACGATCTGATTGTGCTCGATACCGGCGGCCGGTTGCATGTCGATGATGAGTTGATGGCCGAACTCGTGGCGGTCAAGCAGGCTGTGAACCCCCACGAAGTGCTGCTGGTTGCCGATGCCATGACCGGCCAGGATGCGGTCAATATGGCCGGTCAGTTCGATCAGCAGGTCGGCCTCACCGGTGTCATCCTGACTAAAGTCGAGGGCGACGCGCGTGGTGGCGCCGTGCTGTCGATCCGGGCCGTGACCGGCAAGCCGATTAAGTTTCTCGGCATGGGGGAAAAGCTCGATGCCCTGGAGCCGTTCCATCCTGACCGGATGGCGTCACGGATCCTCGGGATGGGTGATGTGCTTTCGTTGATCGAGAAGGCGCAGGAGACGTTTTCACGGGAAGAGGCCGAAGCGGCACAAAAGAAGCTGACCAGCAGCACCTTTACGCTGGAGGATTTCCGGTCACAACTCGGGCAGATGAATCGGTTGGGGTCGTTCGAGCAGATTCTGGGAATGCTGCCCGGCGGCCAAAAGTTGAAAGATCTTGCGAACAGCGGATTGCCCGAAAAAGAAATGAAGCGGGTTGCGGCCATGATCGACTCCATGACCACGCGTGAGCGGCGCGACCATACGCTGATCAACGGGAGCCGGAAGAAGCGGATTGCGCGTGGGAGCGGAACGAGTGTGCAGGAGGTCAACCGCCTGATCAAGCAATTCCTGCAGGCCAGGAAAATTGCCAAGGTCATGTCGGCTGGCGCGGGAGGCCGGCGTCAGTTGGCCCAAATGCTCCGAGGCATGTAG
- the uvrB gene encoding excinuclease ABC subunit UvrB: MPPFKLEAPFKPCGDQGQAIEKLSSGILAGKQHQALLGVTGSGKTFTMANVVERVQKPTLVLVHNKTLAGQLYQEFKQFFPHNAVEYFISYYDYYQPEAYIPQSDTYIAKDASINDAIDQMRHAATTSLLQRNDVLIVSSVSCIYGLGSPEVYHDMLVYLEEGMETRREKILAKLVDIQYARNDVDFHRGTFRARGDVIEIFPASSEAKSVRIELFGDVVDAIHEIDPLTGKSLGKLPKIAIYPNTHYLIAPDRYERAITGIEEELDARVAAFKKNGQLLEAQRIEQRTKFDLEMIRAMGYCHGIENYSRHLSGRAPGDPPPTLLDYFPKDFLLIIDESHASVPQVGGMYEGDFSRKRTLVDYGFRLPSAVDNRPLKFAEFERMLKQVIYVSATPGPYELEHAKGEVIEQIIRPTGLMDPLIDVRSAKGQVDNLLAEVRTEAAKGHRVLVTTLTKRMAEDLTEYYHDLGVKVRYLHSDIKTLERAEIIRDLRRGVFDVLVGINLLREGLDLPEVSLVAILDADKEGYLRSHRSLIQTAGRAARNLDGRVIFYGDTITDSMRRAMDETARRRHIQEAYNEAHGITPESIKKQIPLLDYATGGGNAGQLELAAESVGDYATTGDTEQLIRRLEVEMKAAAKKLEFERAAELRNRIRTLRLKALELAQ; encoded by the coding sequence ATGCCTCCGTTCAAGCTCGAAGCTCCATTCAAACCCTGTGGTGATCAGGGGCAAGCCATTGAGAAGCTGTCATCCGGAATCCTGGCCGGGAAGCAGCATCAGGCGTTGCTCGGGGTCACCGGCTCCGGCAAGACCTTCACGATGGCCAATGTCGTTGAACGCGTCCAGAAGCCGACCCTCGTCCTCGTGCATAACAAAACTCTGGCCGGCCAGCTGTATCAGGAATTCAAGCAGTTCTTCCCTCACAATGCCGTCGAGTACTTCATCAGTTATTACGATTATTACCAACCCGAAGCCTACATCCCGCAGAGCGACACCTACATTGCCAAGGATGCCTCGATCAACGATGCGATCGATCAGATGCGTCACGCGGCGACGACATCCTTGCTGCAGCGCAACGATGTGCTGATCGTGTCCTCGGTCTCCTGCATCTACGGCCTTGGATCGCCGGAGGTGTACCACGACATGTTGGTCTATCTGGAAGAGGGGATGGAGACGCGGCGTGAAAAGATTCTAGCGAAGCTGGTCGACATTCAGTATGCGCGCAACGACGTGGATTTTCACCGCGGCACCTTTCGCGCACGCGGCGATGTCATCGAGATTTTTCCAGCCTCGTCGGAAGCGAAATCGGTGCGTATCGAATTGTTCGGCGATGTGGTGGACGCCATTCATGAGATCGATCCGTTGACCGGTAAATCGCTGGGCAAATTACCGAAGATTGCCATTTACCCGAATACTCACTATCTTATTGCGCCGGACCGGTATGAACGGGCGATCACGGGCATCGAAGAAGAATTGGACGCCCGCGTGGCGGCATTCAAGAAGAACGGTCAGTTGTTGGAAGCGCAACGGATCGAGCAGCGCACCAAGTTCGATCTCGAAATGATCCGTGCCATGGGGTATTGCCACGGAATCGAGAACTATTCGCGCCACTTGAGTGGTCGCGCGCCGGGCGATCCGCCCCCGACCCTTTTGGATTATTTCCCCAAAGACTTCCTGTTGATCATCGACGAATCGCACGCGTCGGTGCCGCAGGTCGGCGGCATGTACGAAGGCGACTTTTCGCGCAAACGGACGCTCGTGGATTATGGATTCCGGCTGCCGTCCGCGGTCGATAATCGTCCGCTGAAGTTTGCCGAGTTCGAGCGGATGCTGAAGCAAGTGATCTACGTCTCGGCGACGCCCGGTCCCTATGAGCTGGAGCATGCCAAGGGTGAGGTCATCGAGCAGATCATTCGCCCGACGGGACTGATGGATCCCCTCATCGATGTGCGATCGGCGAAGGGGCAGGTCGACAATCTGCTGGCCGAAGTGCGGACGGAGGCGGCGAAGGGACATCGGGTGCTGGTGACGACCCTCACCAAGCGAATGGCCGAAGACCTCACGGAGTATTATCACGACCTCGGCGTGAAGGTGCGCTATCTTCACTCCGACATTAAGACGCTGGAACGCGCGGAGATTATTCGCGATCTCCGGCGGGGGGTGTTCGATGTGCTGGTCGGGATCAACCTGTTACGGGAAGGGCTCGACCTTCCCGAGGTCAGTTTAGTGGCGATCTTGGACGCGGATAAGGAGGGCTACCTCCGGTCGCATCGGTCGCTGATTCAGACGGCGGGCCGCGCCGCTAGAAATCTGGATGGGCGCGTGATTTTTTACGGTGATACGATCACGGATTCCATGCGGCGGGCCATGGACGAGACGGCGCGCCGGCGTCATATCCAGGAAGCCTATAATGAGGCCCATGGCATCACCCCCGAGAGCATCAAGAAGCAGATTCCCCTGCTGGACTATGCAACGGGTGGCGGGAATGCGGGGCAACTCGAACTGGCGGCGGAGTCAGTAGGCGATTATGCAACGACGGGCGACACGGAGCAGTTGATTCGCCGTCTTGAGGTTGAGATGAAGGCGGCAGCCAAGAAATTGGAGTTTGAGCGGGCGGCGGAGTTACGGAATCGGATTCGAACGTTGAGGTTGAAGGCGTTGGAATTGGCGCAATAG
- a CDS encoding chlorite dismutase family protein: MSSPEQAPRRQYVNFTFYKIDPAWRRLPEDERTRGKQEFLRAVEEYQGKVLVIAYTTVGIRGDCDLMLWRISYELELFQEMSTKIMASGLGKYLYNPYSYLAITKRSIYVDHHTHENQESKRLTVVPGKAKYIFVYPFVKTREWFLLTKAARQGMMDEHIEVGHRFPSVKLNTTYSFGLDDQEWVVAFESDKPEDFLDLVMALRETEGSRYTLRDTPIFTCIRKSLKEALDTLGG; encoded by the coding sequence ATGTCCAGCCCCGAACAAGCACCCCGCCGTCAATACGTCAATTTTACCTTCTATAAGATCGATCCCGCATGGCGTCGGCTTCCTGAAGATGAACGCACACGCGGAAAGCAGGAGTTTCTCCGTGCCGTCGAAGAGTATCAGGGAAAAGTGCTCGTCATCGCATACACCACGGTGGGTATTCGAGGCGACTGTGATCTGATGCTCTGGCGCATCAGCTACGAGCTTGAACTGTTCCAGGAAATGAGCACGAAGATCATGGCATCCGGATTGGGCAAGTATCTGTACAATCCCTATTCGTACCTCGCGATCACCAAACGTTCAATTTATGTCGACCACCACACGCATGAGAACCAGGAAAGCAAGCGCCTCACCGTGGTCCCCGGCAAAGCCAAGTACATTTTCGTCTATCCGTTCGTGAAAACCCGCGAATGGTTCCTCCTCACCAAGGCGGCGCGGCAGGGCATGATGGACGAACACATTGAAGTCGGCCATCGCTTCCCCTCGGTCAAGCTCAACACCACCTACTCCTTCGGCCTCGACGATCAGGAATGGGTTGTGGCCTTCGAGAGCGACAAGCCGGAAGACTTCCTGGACCTCGTCATGGCGCTCCGGGAAACCGAAGGCAGCCGGTACACTCTGCGCGACACCCCAATCTTCACCTGCATCCGTAAGAGCCTGAAAGAAGCCTTGGACACCCTAGGCGGCTAA
- a CDS encoding DUF4321 domain-containing protein — protein MRKSIGVLLIFILIGGMLGGIFGEILRVMAPNGAIQNIFASNFSPGINPPLTVDLVLLKLTFGFSIKVSLLSVLGMFLGAYLYKQM, from the coding sequence ATGAGAAAATCGATCGGCGTGCTGCTGATCTTTATCCTGATCGGCGGAATGCTGGGCGGGATTTTCGGGGAAATACTTCGCGTCATGGCCCCGAATGGCGCCATTCAAAACATCTTTGCCAGTAATTTCTCTCCCGGAATCAACCCGCCACTCACCGTCGATCTGGTCCTCCTCAAACTGACGTTCGGCTTCAGCATCAAGGTGAGCCTGCTCAGCGTGTTGGGGATGTTTCTCGGGGCCTATCTCTACAAACAGATGTAA
- the trmD gene encoding tRNA (guanosine(37)-N1)-methyltransferase TrmD produces MRCAVLTLFPDMVAPVLGQSILKRAQEKGLLEVSVQNLRDHTFDRHKTADDVPYGGGAGMVMKAEPVLQAVDALRAHYQASHPETTLRVIIPSPQGRPFTQELAQSLAQDERVVVFVCGHYEGMDERVRLALHPEEISVGDYVLTGGELPALVMIDAAARLVPGVLGDAASAAEESFTEGLLEYPHYTRPAEVRGMAVPEVLVSGHHEAIRLWRRKEALRNTYLKRPDLLRDRELGSEDRRLLSEVMQESLVQVPVR; encoded by the coding sequence ATGCGGTGTGCCGTTCTGACATTATTTCCGGATATGGTGGCTCCGGTGCTTGGCCAGAGTATCCTTAAGCGCGCCCAGGAAAAGGGGTTGCTGGAGGTCTCTGTGCAGAACCTGCGTGACCATACCTTCGACCGGCATAAGACCGCAGATGATGTGCCGTATGGCGGGGGAGCCGGAATGGTCATGAAGGCCGAACCGGTGCTTCAGGCTGTCGATGCGCTGCGGGCCCATTATCAGGCTTCTCATCCGGAGACGACGTTGCGGGTGATTATTCCGTCTCCGCAAGGGCGGCCCTTTACGCAGGAACTCGCACAGTCCCTGGCGCAGGATGAACGGGTAGTGGTGTTTGTGTGTGGGCACTATGAGGGGATGGATGAGCGCGTCAGGCTGGCGCTGCACCCCGAAGAAATCTCCGTCGGCGATTATGTGTTGACCGGAGGGGAGCTGCCGGCGTTGGTGATGATCGATGCGGCGGCGCGCCTGGTCCCTGGCGTGTTGGGCGATGCGGCGTCGGCGGCCGAGGAATCGTTTACCGAGGGATTGTTGGAGTATCCGCACTACACCAGACCGGCGGAGGTGCGCGGGATGGCGGTTCCGGAGGTACTGGTATCGGGTCACCATGAGGCGATCCGGTTGTGGCGCCGGAAGGAAGCGTTGCGGAACACCTATCTGAAGCGGCCGGATCTCCTGCGGGATCGCGAGCTTGGATCGGAAGATCGACGGTTGTTAAGCGAAGTGATGCAAGAGAGTCTTGTACAGGTACCTGTTCGTTGA
- a CDS encoding competence/damage-inducible protein A: MSKTKTWTAETIAVGSELLLGGRLDTNSLFIADRLAACGIELRYKTTVGDDLSDIVAVLKTALRRARVVILTGGLGPTIDDLTREAVAQATGHRLSRRKAALDGMIARLVEWGRTPTTTQFRQAMIPARAEILFNLVGTAPGFSLVWKGTFLAALPGVPREMEPMVRDGVLPQLQAWMRTQKRLSASPMIRRVLHTSGVPESIVDQALVGLVPKGCTIQLGIYASPMEVMVSLTGPAGAEGAVTIEQLLKEAKARLGDIVYGEEDETMESVVGRLLNEQQLTLAVAESCTGGLIGHRLTQVPGASTYVDRVAVTYSNRAKVEMLGVPSGLLERHGAVSADVAAAMARGIRERSGASVGVSVTGIAGPGGATESKPVGLVYVGLDGGPGEAMTKEFRFHGGDRTVIKQRSSQAALDLLRRWLIKKGC, encoded by the coding sequence ATGAGTAAGACCAAAACCTGGACGGCTGAAACCATCGCCGTCGGATCGGAGTTGCTGCTCGGCGGCCGCCTCGACACGAATTCACTCTTCATTGCCGATCGTCTCGCCGCCTGCGGAATTGAGCTTCGATATAAGACCACGGTCGGCGACGACCTGTCCGACATCGTGGCTGTGTTGAAGACGGCGTTACGGCGCGCCCGCGTGGTGATTCTCACCGGTGGGTTGGGGCCGACGATCGACGACCTCACGCGGGAAGCCGTGGCGCAAGCGACGGGCCACCGCTTGAGCCGGCGCAAGGCTGCCCTGGATGGGATGATCGCACGGCTGGTCGAATGGGGGCGAACTCCGACCACCACGCAGTTTCGCCAGGCCATGATTCCCGCCCGTGCGGAGATTCTCTTCAATCTGGTCGGAACGGCGCCGGGGTTTTCGCTTGTCTGGAAGGGTACGTTTCTCGCCGCCTTGCCCGGGGTGCCGCGTGAGATGGAACCGATGGTGCGTGATGGCGTGTTGCCGCAGTTGCAGGCGTGGATGCGCACACAGAAGAGGCTCAGCGCGTCGCCCATGATCCGGAGGGTGCTCCACACGTCCGGTGTGCCGGAATCAATCGTGGACCAGGCCCTGGTCGGGCTTGTTCCCAAAGGTTGCACGATTCAACTCGGCATCTATGCTTCCCCAATGGAAGTCATGGTGTCGCTGACGGGACCGGCTGGAGCGGAGGGGGCTGTCACCATCGAGCAGTTGTTGAAGGAAGCCAAGGCGCGGCTCGGTGACATCGTTTATGGAGAAGAAGATGAGACCATGGAATCGGTGGTCGGTCGATTGCTCAACGAGCAGCAGTTGACGCTTGCCGTTGCCGAATCCTGTACCGGTGGACTGATCGGCCATCGGCTGACGCAGGTGCCGGGCGCATCGACATATGTTGATCGAGTGGCCGTCACCTATAGCAATCGTGCCAAGGTTGAGATGTTGGGTGTGCCGTCAGGACTGCTCGAACGGCATGGGGCGGTCAGCGCAGACGTGGCCGCCGCGATGGCGCGGGGCATTCGTGAGCGGAGCGGCGCCTCCGTCGGCGTGAGCGTGACCGGCATCGCCGGGCCCGGTGGCGCGACCGAGAGCAAGCCGGTGGGCCTGGTCTATGTGGGGCTTGACGGCGGGCCGGGCGAGGCGATGACGAAAGAGTTTCGTTTTCACGGCGGTGACCGTACGGTGATCAAGCAACGGTCCTCGCAGGCGGCGCTCGATCTGCTTCGTCGCTGGTTGATCAAGAAGGGGTGCTAA
- the rimM gene encoding ribosome maturation factor RimM (Essential for efficient processing of 16S rRNA), with product MATLDQAELVTIGRIERSFGVRGEARVRSLTDVPGRFESLGQVTIVGPVGKTLDTRVTHVRPGGPTWIMGFEAFTTPEQVAEFRGAFIQVPRGDSPALPADQYYQCDLIGMVVQDEAGTVLGCLEEVVSMSGNQNFLVRHDGKEMLIPAAKQVVVAVDVVGRVMTVRLPEGFGDL from the coding sequence ATGGCGACGCTCGATCAAGCAGAGCTGGTGACCATTGGAAGGATCGAGCGATCGTTCGGGGTTCGAGGCGAGGCGCGCGTGCGTTCCCTCACAGATGTGCCTGGACGGTTCGAGTCCCTTGGGCAGGTCACGATTGTCGGGCCTGTCGGGAAGACGCTCGACACCCGTGTGACCCACGTGCGGCCAGGCGGGCCGACGTGGATTATGGGGTTCGAGGCGTTTACGACCCCTGAGCAGGTCGCCGAGTTTCGTGGAGCCTTCATTCAAGTTCCCCGCGGAGACTCGCCGGCGCTGCCGGCCGATCAATACTATCAATGTGATTTGATCGGGATGGTCGTGCAGGATGAAGCCGGAACCGTACTGGGCTGTTTGGAAGAGGTCGTGTCTATGTCCGGCAACCAGAACTTTCTGGTGCGTCACGACGGGAAAGAAATGCTGATTCCTGCGGCGAAACAAGTCGTGGTTGCGGTCGACGTAGTGGGGCGGGTCATGACGGTGCGGCTGCCGGAAGGGTTTGGAGATCTGTAA
- a CDS encoding peptidylprolyl isomerase — MMKVSKGDIVSVEYTIRLDDDRVIETTVGEVPLSYTHGQNEILQGLEAGLDGMERGAAKVITVEPVDAYGEIHPEGFFEVQRERVPAEAQRIGTKLETTAPDGRVVFPYVAEIRPDVIVLDLNHPLAGRTLRFDVRVVDIQRGERQLVAGGARGSEKET, encoded by the coding sequence ATGATGAAGGTATCTAAGGGCGATATCGTTTCAGTCGAGTACACCATTCGCCTGGACGATGACCGTGTGATTGAAACAACCGTTGGTGAGGTGCCGCTGAGCTACACCCATGGGCAGAATGAGATCTTACAGGGACTGGAAGCCGGGCTTGATGGAATGGAGCGTGGAGCGGCCAAGGTCATCACCGTTGAGCCGGTCGATGCCTATGGAGAGATTCACCCCGAGGGATTTTTTGAAGTGCAGCGAGAACGTGTTCCGGCGGAGGCGCAGCGGATCGGAACAAAGTTGGAAACGACGGCTCCGGATGGCCGAGTGGTATTCCCTTATGTCGCCGAGATCAGGCCGGACGTCATTGTGCTTGACCTCAACCACCCGCTTGCCGGACGGACGTTGCGGTTCGATGTGAGAGTGGTGGATATTCAGCGTGGTGAGCGCCAGCTTGTCGCGGGGGGAGCGCGAGGAAGCGAGAAAGAGACTTAA
- a CDS encoding ribonuclease HII, with product MEARCRGYRHIAGLDEAGRGPLAGPVVAAAVLLPRGCRLPGLNDSKQVGESDRVRLFAEIVRRATGVGIGAATEAEIDRLNILQATRLAMRRALQALPLQPDFLLLDAVTLSGLSVPQRSIIKGDGLSCSIAAASIIAKVTRDRLMVEYHRWYPQYNFAEHKGYGTPEHLRLLREHGPCAIHRRSFAPVQQLCVGDARKLCSSVDQSESPLDRCATDADW from the coding sequence GTGGAGGCTCGGTGTCGCGGGTACCGGCATATAGCCGGGCTCGATGAGGCCGGGCGTGGGCCTCTCGCCGGTCCTGTCGTAGCGGCTGCCGTGCTGTTGCCGCGTGGATGCCGCCTGCCCGGACTCAACGATTCGAAGCAGGTCGGCGAGTCAGACCGAGTTCGATTGTTCGCCGAAATCGTTCGCCGGGCAACCGGCGTCGGCATCGGAGCTGCGACGGAGGCGGAGATCGATCGGTTGAATATCCTTCAAGCAACCCGGTTGGCGATGCGTCGTGCTCTGCAGGCATTACCGCTTCAACCGGACTTTTTGTTGTTGGATGCGGTCACTCTTTCCGGGCTCTCAGTTCCTCAACGTTCTATCATCAAGGGCGATGGCCTCTCCTGCTCCATTGCGGCCGCCTCGATCATCGCCAAGGTGACGCGCGACCGTTTGATGGTTGAGTACCACCGTTGGTATCCCCAATATAATTTTGCCGAGCATAAAGGTTACGGGACTCCGGAGCATCTCCGTCTGCTCCGGGAGCACGGGCCCTGTGCGATTCATCGCCGGAGTTTTGCGCCTGTGCAGCAGCTCTGTGTCGGCGATGCTCGAAAATTGTGTTCCTCTGTCGACCAGTCTGAGAGCCCGCTGGACCGATGCGCGACCGACGCCGATTGGTAG
- the rpsP gene encoding 30S ribosomal protein S16 yields the protein MAVHLRLARTGRHKRPMYRVIAADSRKPRDGRFLEILGIFDPLKNPAVPVLKSERVLSWLRHGAQPTVTVRTLLKRHGVWKEFETEKSAKAEKTEKTEKSAKSKK from the coding sequence GTGGCGGTTCATTTACGATTGGCACGGACAGGGCGACATAAGCGGCCGATGTATCGGGTTATTGCGGCCGATTCACGGAAACCGCGCGACGGGCGCTTTTTGGAGATTCTCGGGATTTTCGATCCGCTCAAGAACCCGGCGGTGCCGGTGTTGAAGTCGGAACGGGTGCTGTCATGGTTGCGGCATGGCGCCCAGCCCACTGTGACCGTTCGGACTCTGCTGAAGCGGCATGGGGTCTGGAAAGAGTTCGAGACCGAGAAGTCCGCAAAGGCGGAGAAGACCGAAAAGACCGAGAAGAGCGCAAAGAGCAAGAAGTAG
- the thpR gene encoding RNA 2',3'-cyclic phosphodiesterase: MVRAFLAIELPQELRTTLAAIEQDMKRQLERTVDRHVRISWVRPDSMHLTLRFLGDTADESIEPLRVAIEESMSAHQAIPIPLERLGTFPRPQAPRVLWVGPSGSWEQGREAQRLTGLHRAVEACCRAANFAPEERPFSPHLTLARIKEGERQVGQALAQNGLLERPVAIGMLPVEAIVLMKSELRPTGSVYTKLWECSLAPFAT, encoded by the coding sequence ATGGTCCGGGCATTCCTGGCCATCGAGTTGCCACAGGAATTGCGCACGACGCTCGCCGCCATTGAGCAGGACATGAAGCGACAACTCGAACGAACGGTCGATCGCCACGTGAGGATCAGCTGGGTTCGGCCGGATTCGATGCACCTCACCCTCAGATTTCTCGGCGACACAGCCGACGAATCGATTGAGCCGCTTCGGGTAGCCATCGAAGAGTCCATGTCAGCGCATCAGGCGATTCCTATTCCTCTCGAACGACTGGGTACGTTTCCGCGCCCGCAGGCACCACGGGTGCTGTGGGTGGGACCCTCAGGGAGTTGGGAGCAGGGCCGTGAGGCGCAACGGCTCACAGGCCTCCATCGTGCGGTGGAGGCCTGTTGCCGGGCAGCGAACTTCGCGCCGGAAGAGCGGCCATTCAGTCCGCATTTGACGCTCGCGCGGATCAAGGAAGGGGAGCGGCAGGTCGGACAGGCGCTGGCTCAGAACGGGTTGTTGGAGCGGCCGGTGGCGATCGGCATGTTGCCGGTCGAGGCAATCGTCCTCATGAAAAGTGAACTGCGTCCCACCGGCTCGGTCTATACGAAACTCTGGGAATGTTCACTGGCCCCTTTTGCGACGTAA